In the genome of Bremerella sp. P1, the window CGTGCTGTGGCCGGCAATGTCGAGCCCTTTGATCTGCGGCGACTCCGAAGGCAACAAGTTTCGCTGCACTTCCATGGCGAGCGAAAGAGACTTTTGCATGCGGAGGCGATCTTGCAGACCCTCGGCCATCTTGTTGATCTCGGCAGCCAGGTGCGTGTACTCCGGGGCGTGCTGAATATCGAGCCGCGTCTCCAGGTCGCCTTGGCCGATACGCCGGACCGAATCCCCGATGTTCGTCAACGGCCGAACCAGCCACTGGGCCGCGATCAGCCCCAGGCCGACCGCCAACACGACGGCCACCAGGCTGATGATCCAGCTACGGGCAAACTCGGCGTTGATGTCCCCCACAAAGTCGTCTTCCGGCACGATGGTCAGCAGTTGCCAATCAAGACCGACCTCGCGACCTACCTGCGACGCATGCAAGTAGAAAACCTCGCCGTCGACATTGATATTGGTGCTGACATCGTACTGCGAGTCCTGACTTTCCAGGAAACGGGCCGCGGCCTGAATCTTGGGATTGTCCGACTCGGTGGCAGGCAGTTGATTTCCTTCGAGCGAAATGATCTTCGTTCCGTCGGAAGTGGCCAGCAGCTTGCGGTCCGAGGTAAGCATGAAGGCCATCCCGGTCTTACCGATCTTCAACTCGCCCAGGTAACGGGAGAGATCATTCAGCGAGTAATCGGCATCGACGATCCCCATCAACGAGCGATCGGCATGGTAGAGGGGAATCCCGTACGAAATGCCCAGCGTTGTTTCGACATCGCTGCCGCCACCGACCCATACATACGGATCACTCCAGGTCGGCCGCTTCGCGTCACGCGGCGTTTCGAACCAGGGACGCGTTTGCAGGCGAAACTCAAACTGGTTGCGCGTGTCTTGCAGGACCTCGCCGTCGCTGTTGAGCTGCCACTCTTCCATCAGTTCGGAAGACGAGTCGCTCTTGATCGCCCAGTACGTGCTTCCGTCGGCGTAACGGCTAACCCAAACGGTTCGCCCGTCGGCACCACCCCACGAAACCGCGCTGAGCATATCGAATGTCTTCGACTCGTGCACAAAGGTAGGTCGCCACGCGGCAAGGTCATCCAGCGGCAGGGCCTTCGAGGTGACCAGGTGCTTATTGACCTGGCAAACCTGAACCGGAATCGAAAGTACGTCGGCGATCTTGTCCGACGTCGTACGATGGATCTCGTCGATGCTTTGCTCGGCCAGCTGCGTGACAGCCTTTTGCGATTGGCGATTCCACGTCATCGACAACCACACCCCGACAATCAGCACGGGGATGCCGAACAGCAGCGGAGCGAGAACTCGAATAGGAAGACGTTTAACAGACAAGATCTCTATTCCATCAGAGGAAGTAAAGCAGCGAACCGCAGCTTTCATGATAACGCATCCGATGGGCCCACGCGCCACCTGTCAGCATACGTACCGAAAGTCGATGTAAAAGAAGGGGAGGGGGCGACCACGGATGTTCACAAATTGGCAAATGCCAGCGTTCGCAGCTGGCGAAACCCTCACCCTAGCCCTCTTCCTGCGAAGGAGAGGGAATAAGAGAAGTGAATTACTCGACTTTGTTTACATCACCGCGAAGTAGTTATCGACCGCGCCGTCGAAGTGTTCCCTGGTTAGTTCCAGCGGGGCATTCTCGTAGAGACACATATTGCGAACCTGCATCAGAAGGTCGCGCGGCTGGCAACAGCGGAACGGACGATTGACCTTTTTGTAGTGCGTTTCGATCAAGTAATCGATTGCCGGCTCGTTGATGGTGAAGCCCATCAGCGGACACATGATGTCGAACAACTGGCGGAACTCTTGTTCCGTCGGGTCGATCACTTCGATCTTGTACGGAATACGACGCAGAAACGCGTCGTCGCACAGGTCGCGTGGTTCAAGGTTGGTCGAGAACACAATCAGCTGATCGAACGGCACTTGAATCTTCTT includes:
- a CDS encoding SpoIIE family protein phosphatase, producing the protein MSVKRLPIRVLAPLLFGIPVLIVGVWLSMTWNRQSQKAVTQLAEQSIDEIHRTTSDKIADVLSIPVQVCQVNKHLVTSKALPLDDLAAWRPTFVHESKTFDMLSAVSWGGADGRTVWVSRYADGSTYWAIKSDSSSELMEEWQLNSDGEVLQDTRNQFEFRLQTRPWFETPRDAKRPTWSDPYVWVGGGSDVETTLGISYGIPLYHADRSLMGIVDADYSLNDLSRYLGELKIGKTGMAFMLTSDRKLLATSDGTKIISLEGNQLPATESDNPKIQAAARFLESQDSQYDVSTNINVDGEVFYLHASQVGREVGLDWQLLTIVPEDDFVGDINAEFARSWIISLVAVVLAVGLGLIAAQWLVRPLTNIGDSVRRIGQGDLETRLDIQHAPEYTHLAAEINKMAEGLQDRLRMQKSLSLAMEVQRNLLPSESPQIKGLDIAGHSTYCDETGGDYYDFLDVGGTDEDTAVLVIGDVMGHGVAAALLMATARGILRSRCAVPGSLADFLNHLNEMLVIDTNGERFMTMLLLTLSAKKDTIRWASAGHGPPIIYTPKDGRFPELDGGGLPLGLMEGEEYAEYWQPNIHAGTVILATTDGLEETMNEAGEQFGKERLQELIRDNAEKTSEEISQIIRQALVGYRGAGSQDDDLTFVVAKVL